The Flavobacterium sp. 140616W15 sequence AGCACGAATTAAGATTGTTTCAATTAAATAGTCCTCATTAACCTCATAAGGAGCATATTCAGTCTTTAAACTAATATCAAAAACATTAGCTGTAGTGTTAGCCCAAAAGGCTTTCCATCCACTTTTTAAAGTTTTTACTAACTCAAATGTAGTCGTTCCTGTTTGACGGTGAATGAGCTTCACTAATATTTGCCCCTGCTTACGAGATAACTTCTTTAGTTTCCCTTCAAATTCATTATTAAGATAATCTTCAACAATTTTAAAATATTTCTTTTTTTCTCTATTTGAAGATAAACGAGCCATACCTTTATTAAGAGCAACTAATCTATCCGAAGCCAATCTAGCAAATGGATATGTTTTATAAACTCTATTCTGTAAAATTAAAAATTGTTTTTGAGCCTCAGGATCAAGCTTTTCTTTTGAAATAATAATTTCTGGTAATTGAATTGTATCGTTTAATATAGAATCCTTTTCGGTTAAAACGTATCCCATTTGTTGGGGATTATTTTTATCGATTTGAGCATGACCAACAAAACACACTAGAAAAAAGCAAAATAAATAAGTTCTAAACTTCATTGAGTTATTAATTTGAATGTAAAATTATACATTTATATACAATTGTAATACCAAATTTATATTTTAGAAAAAAAATATCATATAAAACTAATATACAACAACTTAACAATTTAAAAAATAATATTAGCCTCCAAATATGAATCAAAAAAACTAGTTTATATCTGAAAACAACTAGCTTACAATAATTAGAAAATAACCTCTACTTCTTTTTATCCCTACTTTGACATAAAAAATTCATTTACCAATTATATAGAAATAATTTCAATAAAAAGATCAGAATGTAACTAATAGTCTTTGATTGACATCAATAATAGATAAAACAATAACTAAAAAGAGACAATAAAATGTATAAAGCATATTTAACATAATATAAATCTAAAGTTCCAATTATTTTTATTTTTTGATAAATTAAACTTGATTTAAAGATATTAATATTTACATTTGCTCTATTCTTATTTATTCTAAATAGATAAGTTATTTCTATCTAATAAAAAACAAATCTTGTCAAAAATCAATAAACAATAAATACATAAATATGAAGAAGAATCTTTTTATTTCTATAGCATTAGCTGCTACTTTATTTGTTAGTGCACAGCAAAAAAACATCTTACTAGAACAATCATTTTGGAAAACGTCACCAGATGTAAGTGCTGTTAAAGCCGAAATAGAAAAAGGAAGCAACCCGTCTCAGCCCAATCAAAATGCTTTTGATCCAGTTGTTTTAGCAATTAACAATGATGCTCCAATAGCTACTATAAAATTCCTTTTAGAACAGCCTGGAAATCCAGTAAATAAAATGACTCATGACAGTCGTATTTATTTACATTGGGCAGCCAACAAAGGAAATATCGAACTTGTAGAATATCTTATTGCAAAAGGTTCTGATATTAATCTTGAAGATAGTAAAGGTGCAACACCGGTTGTTTTCGCTGCTAGCAACGGACAATCTAATACGGCTTTATACGACACTTTTTTCAAAGCAGGTATTGATCCAAAGAAAAAATATAGAGATGGAGCTAATTTATTATTAATGGCAATTCCTAATGATAAAGATTTAGTATTATCAACTTATTTTGCGACTAAAGGAATGTCATTAAAAGACGTTGATAACCAAGGAAACACTGCTTTTAATTACGCAGCTAGATCTGGAAATGTTGCTCTTTTAAAGAAACTTTTAGAAAAAGGAGTTAAGTTTAATGATAATGCACTTCTTATTGCAGCACAAGGAGCTCGTAGAGAAGCAACTTCTCTTGAAGCTTATAAATATTTAGTTGAAGAAGTTAAGATAAAACCAACCGCTGTAACAAAGTCTGGAGAAAATGTTCTTCACTTTTTAGTAGCTAAACCTAACCAAACTGAAATCGTTACATATTTCTTGGCAAAAGGCGTAGATGCAAACAAAACCGATAAAGACGGAAATACACCATTAATGATTGCTGCTTCGGCAAAAGATACTGCTGTTTTAGAAAAATTACTTCCGGTAGTAAAAAACTTAAATGCACAAAATAGTAAAGGGGAATCTGCTTTAACATTTGCAGTAAAATCAGGAACTCCCGAAGCTGTTGAAATTCTTTTAGCAAAAGGAGCTGACGTTGCAGTTAAAGATAAAGACGGAAATAATTTAGGCTTTTATTTAGTACAATCATACCGTCCGCAAAATAGTCGTGAAGCTACTTCAGCAAAAGATCCTTTCGATGCTAAAATAAAATTACTTCAAGATAAAGGATTGAACCTAGCAACTCCACAAGTGGATGGAAGTACCTTGTATCACATTGCAATGGTTAAAAATGATTTAACATTATTAAAGAAATTAGCTTCTTTAAATATTGACGTAAATGCAAAAAACAAAGATGGCTTAACAGCTCTTCATAAAGCTGCAATGGTTTCTAAAGACGATTCTATATTGAAATATTTATTGTCTATTGGTGCAAAAAAAGATATTCAAACTGAATTTGACGAAAGTGCATATGCTTTAGCAAAAGAAAATGAAACTTTGACGAAAAATAACGTCTCTTTAGAATTTTTAAAATAATAACTTCTTTTTGCGATTCTTTAAAATAACAATAAAAGATCGCATTATTAGGAATTGAATAATACAAACACAATTACATCATGAAATCAATATTTAAAATAGCTCTAACTGGAGCCCTTATCTGCCTAATATCTTTTCAAGCTTCTGCACAAGCTTCAAAATACAAATGCATGCTTCAAATGTCAAACTATATGGGAGAAGGAGCCTATATTGTTGTTTCTCTTATCAATGCTAAAGGAGAATATGAAAAAACACTTTATGTAATGGGTGATGATAAAAAATGGTATAACACTCTAAAAGAATGGAATAAGTTTCATTCTAAAAAACCATCTGATAATATTAGTGCAAAAACGGGTGCCTCTGTAACAGGCGGAGACAGAAGCATTACCACGATAGAAATTGAAAATTCTAAAATCAATTCTGGATACAAATTAAGATTTGAAAGTGCTGTTGAGGATCAAAAATATTATGTAAACGACTTAGAAATCCCTCTAACAACAGAAGGATTAGCTACTAAAACAGAAGGTAAAGGATACATCCGTTACGTAAGATTAAATAAAATATAATAGCATATAATGATTCTTTCTTTTTGGCGTTACTCTCACTTGGCTTTGGCTTTGTTTTCTTCTTTGTTTCTATTTATTGCATCTGTTACAGGTATCGTTTTGGCCGTTGATGCTGTACAAGAAAAAACGCTTCCTTATCGAGCAACAAATTTTGACACAATAACTTTAGAACAGACTTTACCTATTTTAAAAAAGGTATATCCTGAAATTACAGAGTTAACTGTAGATCATAATCAGTTTGTAACGTTGCAGGCTATTGATCAAGACGGAAATGACGTTAATGCTCATATTGATCCTTTAACCGCCAAAGAGTTAGGAAAACCTTTAAAAAAGACTGAATTCATTCAATGGGTTACTGCTTTTCATCGTTCTTTATTTTTAAAAGAAACAGGCCGTCTTTTTGTTGGAATTATTTCATTTTTACTTTTTTTAATTTCAATTTCGGGTTTTGTTCTTGTTGTTAAAAGACAGTTGGGAGTTCGTAAATTCTTTTCAAAAGTAACTAAAGATTATTTTTCTCAATATTATCATATCATATTAGGAAGATGGAGTTTAATTCCGATTTTA is a genomic window containing:
- a CDS encoding DUF4294 domain-containing protein, producing MGYVLTEKDSILNDTIQLPEIIISKEKLDPEAQKQFLILQNRVYKTYPFARLASDRLVALNKGMARLSSNREKKKYFKIVEDYLNNEFEGKLKKLSRKQGQILVKLIHRQTGTTTFELVKTLKSGWKAFWANTTANVFDISLKTEYAPYEVNEDYLIETILIRAFESGRLQYQAPAHPVDYNDLSERWQEKAKEMKAIK
- a CDS encoding ankyrin repeat domain-containing protein, whose amino-acid sequence is MKKNLFISIALAATLFVSAQQKNILLEQSFWKTSPDVSAVKAEIEKGSNPSQPNQNAFDPVVLAINNDAPIATIKFLLEQPGNPVNKMTHDSRIYLHWAANKGNIELVEYLIAKGSDINLEDSKGATPVVFAASNGQSNTALYDTFFKAGIDPKKKYRDGANLLLMAIPNDKDLVLSTYFATKGMSLKDVDNQGNTAFNYAARSGNVALLKKLLEKGVKFNDNALLIAAQGARREATSLEAYKYLVEEVKIKPTAVTKSGENVLHFLVAKPNQTEIVTYFLAKGVDANKTDKDGNTPLMIAASAKDTAVLEKLLPVVKNLNAQNSKGESALTFAVKSGTPEAVEILLAKGADVAVKDKDGNNLGFYLVQSYRPQNSREATSAKDPFDAKIKLLQDKGLNLATPQVDGSTLYHIAMVKNDLTLLKKLASLNIDVNAKNKDGLTALHKAAMVSKDDSILKYLLSIGAKKDIQTEFDESAYALAKENETLTKNNVSLEFLK
- a CDS encoding DUF2271 domain-containing protein: MKSIFKIALTGALICLISFQASAQASKYKCMLQMSNYMGEGAYIVVSLINAKGEYEKTLYVMGDDKKWYNTLKEWNKFHSKKPSDNISAKTGASVTGGDRSITTIEIENSKINSGYKLRFESAVEDQKYYVNDLEIPLTTEGLATKTEGKGYIRYVRLNKI